One window of Mesorhizobium loti R88b genomic DNA carries:
- a CDS encoding glycosyltransferase family 4 protein produces the protein MRLGIAISNLSAYGGLQRDCLSISRNIVAAGHDVTILTTEIRGSIANPGCSIRIIEANNRTNPGRDLALGTALKAHRANFDRMIGFNKLPMLDIYYSGDRSYAKIKKGAWRSFSPRYRTQMRLEELCFAPGSHTRLIMLTERQQDEYQSVWKTPEKRFRRISPNLDSARRMPHLRTDGTRERIRAELGIAPNTKVWLSIGSSAWVKGFDRAAAALDAFPDTIWAVVGVLPSSDMGSRLLQNVAARARGRAKMLGIRQDIPAIMAAADVLIHPARIETTGTVIVEALANGLPVITTDTCGFAPFVEKADAGVVITGSCSYRNLVEAVAKARESGQLEVWSSRAEVFGSDPSLSLGHEEAARLFVGELW, from the coding sequence ATGCGCCTCGGCATAGCGATCAGCAACCTGTCGGCTTACGGCGGGCTGCAACGGGATTGCCTGTCCATTTCCAGGAACATCGTGGCAGCAGGCCATGACGTCACGATTCTGACGACGGAGATCCGTGGGTCGATCGCGAATCCAGGCTGTTCCATTCGGATCATCGAAGCCAACAATCGAACCAATCCTGGCCGCGATCTCGCGCTCGGCACCGCACTGAAAGCGCATCGCGCGAACTTTGACCGGATGATCGGTTTCAACAAGCTTCCGATGCTCGACATCTACTATTCCGGCGACCGCTCCTACGCGAAGATTAAGAAGGGTGCGTGGCGATCCTTCTCGCCACGCTACCGAACCCAGATGCGACTGGAGGAGCTTTGCTTTGCACCAGGTTCCCACACCAGGCTCATCATGCTGACCGAGCGCCAGCAAGATGAATATCAAAGCGTCTGGAAGACCCCGGAGAAAAGGTTTCGACGCATCTCGCCCAATCTCGATTCTGCCAGACGCATGCCGCATCTGCGCACCGACGGAACGCGCGAACGAATCCGCGCCGAGCTGGGCATCGCGCCCAACACCAAGGTATGGCTGTCGATAGGCTCCTCGGCCTGGGTGAAGGGTTTTGACAGGGCAGCCGCCGCCCTGGACGCATTTCCCGATACGATCTGGGCGGTGGTCGGCGTTCTGCCTTCAAGCGATATGGGCAGCCGACTGCTGCAGAACGTGGCGGCGCGCGCTCGGGGCCGCGCGAAAATGCTGGGTATCCGGCAGGATATACCGGCAATCATGGCGGCGGCCGACGTGCTCATTCATCCCGCCAGGATTGAAACCACCGGCACCGTCATCGTCGAAGCCCTTGCCAACGGACTTCCTGTGATCACCACGGATACTTGCGGCTTTGCCCCCTTCGTGGAAAAGGCGGACGCTGGCGTCGTCATCACCGGCTCGTGCTCTTACCGGAATCTGGTTGAGGCAGTTGCCAAGGCAAGGGAGTCGGGCCAGCTGGAGGTTTGGTCGTCACGCGCCGAGGTTTTCGGCAGCGATCCCTCTCTGTCCCTTGGGCACGAGGAAGCAGCTCGCCTGTTTGTCGGAGAACTTTGGTAG